The genome window GGTCTCACGTGGCACTATTGCCGGCCACCTATCGAGGGGCTGGAGTTCGAGATGGATGTGCGCAGTGTGACCACCGAGAGAGTAATCAATCTGGGTAGCCGGCTCTAATCCAACGCTAACGTGATTCCGCAGCCGGCCCGTGGCCGGGACGCATCCAGTCGCGCATAAGGAAAAATGACGCGCCGGGTAGTCGCAACGCTATTACCTGCAAGAGCACGATATTGGTGTAACGCTGTATGGAATCGAACAACCATTTCGGCAAGATCGTGGTCACAGTATGAGTTGAAGATATCCCGGTGCGAACCATGAAGCGCGTATTCAGTCTCAAAGTCCTGTTCTGGGCGGCGTTGTTCGTCATGGCGGCCAACGCTCTCACGCCATTGCAAACCTTGGAGTGGGTGCGGGAGGCGCGCGATGATCTCACGCGCGTGGAGCGCAACCTCAACACGCTGCATGAAATATTGACGCTGCTTTACTAAAGCGGAGAGCGGCGCGCGCGGTTACGCCATTTCAGGCGAATCCGATTTCCTGGAACCGTATCACGGAGCCTTGAGCCGGTTACGCGATCTCATAGGCGATTCGCGCACCGAATTCGCCGCCGATGCCCAGCAAGCGCCCAAGTTGAAGGAAGTTATACCCATAGTGGACTTACGCTTGCGTTCGCTAGAGAGCCTCGTGACTACCCGGAGAGACAAAGGGTTGGCCGCTGCCGTGGAGCTGGTGAATCGCAGCGAGAGCAGGCCTCGCATGGACCGCATTCGCGGAGACATCGGTAGCATGATCGACTTGGAACAACTGCGCGTGACCAATGGAGCGGCGGAATTGGAGCGCCGCGTGAAGCGCGCCACCACCATCGGCGTGACCGTGAGCGTGATCAACATGGGGATGCTCGTGGTGCTCTTCGTGCTGGGCTACCGCACCTTGCGAGAGCGTGCTAACGCCGAGGTCGCCCAGCGCACGACAGCGGAGAGTCTTGCGCGAGGCCTGGCCGAGTTGGAAATCCGTAACCAGCAAATCTCGCTGCTCGCGGAGCTTGCCGTGGGGCTCGAATCGCCGTCTTCCATGGAGGAAACCCTGCGCACCATAGGATTATTCGGCGCGCAACTATTCCGCGACACCAGCGCCGCGGTCTACCTGTTCAGGCCCTCGCTCAACGTTCTCGAGCGCAGCTCGACTTGGGGAACTCCGCAGGCCATGCCGGAGGTTCTCGATCCGGCGGCGTGCTGGGCCCTGCGCCGTGGCCCGCCGCACACGGTACGCTCAAGGGACTAGGATTTGATCTGCCCCCATTCCGCCAGTATCGCGCCGGACACGCTTCCGCAATTGTGTTTGCCGCTGATGGCCCAAGGCGAGATTCTGGGTTTGGTATGTGTTCAAGCGACACAAGGGGCTTCGTGGGTGGCCGATGAGCGCGCACAAAGATTGGCGCACGCTTTCTCGGAGCAAATCTCCCTAGGTTTGTCGAGTTTCTCGCTGCGGGAAACTCTGCGCCGCCAGTCCATCGTGGATTCGCTGACCGGGCGCTACAACCGCCGCTACTTGGATGAAACCCTCAGGCGCGAGGTGTTTCGCGCCAAGCTAAGCGAAAAAGCCCTGTCGGTCATCATGCTCGACGCGGATCATTTCAAGCGCCTTAACGACACCTTTGGCCATGATGCGGGCGACATCGCGCTGCGAGGGCTGGGGGAGCAACTCAAATCTGGCGTGCGCGCGGGCGACATTGCATGCCGCTATGGCGGCGAGGAGTTTGCCTTGGTGCTGGCCGATTGCGGCAAGGAGCAGGCTTTGCAAAGAGCACGGTGCATCGCGCAAAACGTGCGGGAGTTGCGGCTCGTCCATGGCGGTACGCCGCTCCAACAGATCACGATTTCCGGAGGCGTGGCGACCTACCCGGAGGATGGCGAGGAAGCCGAACAGTTGATCGCGGCGGCGGACCGGGCGTTGTACGGGGCCAAGCATAGCGGCCGTGACCGGGTGTTGGGCGCGGAGCACGGTGAAGCATCCGTCGCGGTTAGCGCCACGAGCACGAAAGTTTGAAGGCCGCGTTTGATTTTTCTTTGGTGCTGCCTTGCATGGCAGCATGCCCGCGCGGAAATTCTCGAAGGCCGCGTGGTGAAGGTCATTGACGGCGACACCGTCGAAGTGACGGATTCCAACCGCCGGCGCTTCCGGGTGCGCCTGTCGTGGTCGGACGCTCCCGAGAAAGCGCAACCTCATGGCATCAACGCCACTCGTAATTTGCGCGCGTTGGTGTATCGCAAACCGGTGAGCGTGGACTGGTACAAGAAAGATGAGTATCGCCGCTTGATTGGACAGCTCTGGGTGGCTCCGGCGAATACGTGCCCCAACGCCTCGGCTACTTGCAAGCGCACGCTGGATGCCGCGCTCGCCCAAATCAGCGCGGGAATGGGATGGCATTACCGGCATTACGCGCATGAGCAAACCGTGGAGGATAGGGAGCGTTACGCCCAGGCGGAAGAACAGGCGCGCGGACGGCACGCCGGGCTCTGGGGTGCACGCAGAAAACCCATTCCGCCGTGGGAATGGCGCCATTCACATCATTGAATGCCCTTCCTGCTGCAATTTACTACAGGCTACGGATGAGCGAGAAGACCAGGAACCAAACCGCCGAGGGAGGATTGTCCTAGAAGCAACATGGCCGAGTCTATCTCTCTACGAAATATCTCGGCCACTTTATCCACTCCGGCTTCGCCTTGTACGGCCAGCCCGTAAAGAAACGGCCGTCCCACCATGCACGCGCGAGCGCCCAGGCACAATGCCTTCACCACATCGATTCCGCGCCGCACGCCGCCATCGAGAATGACTTCCGCGCGCCCGCCCACCGCATTCACCACGGCGGGGAGGGCGGCGATGGCGGATATGGTGCTATCCAATTGCCGGCCGCCGTGATTGGAAACGATCACCGCATCGGCTCCGTGTTGTACGGCGAGCCTCGCATCTTCGGGCGACAAGATACCTTTCACCGCAACCGGTCCTTGCCACTCGCTCTTGCACCATTCCAGCGCTTCCCAGCCGAAACTCAGATCGTACAAATCCTTGATGTACTCGGCGATGGTGAAGAGATCGGACTTGGAATGGGTCTCACCGGCGAGATTGGCGAAGGTCACGGTGGGGCCCAGCGGCACGTCCAAGGTCCAGCGCCAGCAACGCAGCGCATCGGCCAAATTGCGCAACGTGATGCGCGGCGGAATGACGAACCCGTTACGCATATCGCGTTCGCGCGGGCCTTGCGTCTTGGTATCCACCGTGAGTACCAAGGTGCGATAGCCAGCGGCGCGCGCTCTGTGCATGATGCGGCGGTTGATCTCGCGCTCCTTCAGCAAATAGACTTGTAGCCAATGGGCGCCGGGCGCCGCCGCGCTCACCTCCTCGATGCTGGAGGCCGACATCTGGCTTTGGCAGTAGGGAATGCCTAGACGCGTGGCCACTTGCGCCTCCAAGCATTCCCCTTTACGCCTGACCAGGCCCGCGAGACCCGTGGGTGCAATGATGATGGGGAGACTGGCAGGCTGGCCAAGGATGGTAGTAGAGAGATCGCGCCGCGAAACATCGGTGTTGACGCGCGGGACGAAGCGGTAGCGCCCGAAATCCTCTCGATTGGCGCGCAAGGAAACTTCATCCGTCGCGCCACCGTCCACGAACTCGAACACTGCCTTGGGGAGATACGCACGCGCGAGTTTGCGTAGGTCTTCTATGTTGACGACGGGCGTGGGCACGATTTGTTGTTGAGGATAGCGAAGTGCTCGTGCTCTGACTTCCATGAGTTTAGCCGCCCGTTGGGGAAGCCGCACTTGCACGAACCGGCTCATGATATCGTAACCGGCCCTGGTGGATGTTCCGCCCTTACATTGCTTACGAGATATGAAGTATGCGGTTAGCGCGGCGGAAGCTCCCCGCGGTTCGAACGAAGAATCCCGTGCAGCCAGACCGAACAGCGTGCTCCGAGGGCCGGGGAGCCGCATCTGGTTGCCGCTCAGGTGGCATTGAGGCTTTGCTCTTCGCTGGGATTCCCAAGCCGGAACGCGGCTGGTACTCTCGCGCAGGTTTGCCGTTGGGACCTGCGGTAACGGCGCCGAGCGGTTGGGCGGTTACAACACATATATGGAGGAGGGCTATGAGGGCTTCGATTCGCTTCACACGGGCAGCTTTCGCATCGGTGGGAATCCTGGCGGCCGGCCTTGCCGCGGCGCAGGATCCGAAGGTCAAGTTCAATGTCGCCAATAATTTCCCCAACAGTCTTCCCATCGTGGGAGAGGCGGGGCCTCGCTATGCCGAGCGGGTAAAGCGGGCCTCCGGCGGGTCCATCGAGATGAAGTTCCACGAGCCGGGCGCTCTCGTCCCAGCCTTGCAGTCCATCCAGGCGGCTTCCAAGGGGTCGGTGGACGCGGCGTGGTCGAGTGCCGGGTTCTTCGCGGGGACCGATTCGGCGTTCAATATGTTTTCCACCGTGCCCTTCGGTCCGACCATCCCAGAGTACATGGCTTGGATGTACTACGGCGGTGGAGGTGAGCTGCAACAGGAGATGTTCCACAAGCATGGCATCCATCCGCTTTCCTGCGGCATTCATGCGCCCGAGGCTTCAGGCTGGTTCCGCAAGGAGATCAAGAGCATCAACGATCTCAAGGGACTGAAGATGCGTTTCTTCGGCTTTGGCGCCAAGGTGATGGAACGCCTTGGGGTGTCCACTCAGTTGCTGGCGCCTGGCGATATTTTCCAGGCCCTGCAGTTGGGGACGATCGACGCCACCGAGTTCTCCATGCCCGCCCTGGACCAGCGGCAGGGGTTCCACCAGGTGGCGAAGTACTACTACTTTCCGGGCTGGCACCAGCAGGCGTCCATCGTTCATTTGCTCATCAACAAAGCCAAATGGGATGCCCTGGCCGACGCCCAAAAGGCCGTGCTCGAATTGGCCTGCGGCGACATGATGCGCGATGTCGCCGCGCATAGCGAAGCGGTGCAGTGGAAGGCCATGCAGGAAATGCGCAATAAGAATGGCGTAAAGTTAATGCGCTGGTCCCCGGAAATTCTCAAGGCTTACGAGAAAGCTTGGGGCGAAGTCGTCGCCGAGGAATCGGCCAAGAATCCCAACTTCAAGAAGGTGTGGGATTCCTACTCGCAGTTCCGGGCGAATTATTCCCTTTGGCGTGAGTATGGATATCTGAAGAATTAGCCGGCCCGCCGGGGTCTGTCGTAATTTATTCCAAAAAGGAGGAGAGCATGGACCGGCTTCTTGCGGCGAGTAACGCCATTGGCGCAGTGCTGGAGAAAATTTCCGCGGCCGTGGGGTGGCTCTTTCTCGCGGCCACGGCCGTCATCATGTTCGACGTGCTCTCCCGCAAATTCGGTTTTCAGATTCCTGGCATGGGTTCCACGCGCTTGCAAGAACTCGAGTGGCACCTTCACACGGCGTTGTTCTCCTTCTGGATCGGCATGGGCTATATCCGCAACACCCATGTGCGCATCGATGTCGCGACCACCAACGCCAAGCCGCGCACGCACGCCATGCTGGAATTACTCGGTTGCATCATCTTCGCGCTTCCCTACACCCTGGTGGCGATTTATTTCGCGGCGGATTTCGCCTGGATTTCCTTCGTTGACATGGAGGGCTCCGAGTCCGCCAATGGACTGCCCTACCGCTGGATTCCCAAGACGTTTCTTCTGGCGGGGCTGGTGCTCCTACTGTTCGCGGTGCTCTCGGTGCTCATGCGGATGATCGTGTTTCTGCATGGACCGGAAAGGCTGCGCGCCGCGGCATCTTTCGGCGGCGCCAAGGCCGCGAGTTAGGAGGCCGCCATGGAATGGATCGCGCACCATCTTTCCCTCATCCTCTTTCTTGTCCTCACGCTGGCGCTGTTCTGCGGTTTTCCGGTGGCCTTCGTGCTGGGCGGTATCGCTATCATATTCGGCGTCATCGGAATCTGGCTCGATGTCTTCATGCCGGTACAGTTCTTCAACTTGTTACCGCGCATCTTCGGCTCGGCGGCCTCGAATCCGGTTCTGGTGGCGGTGCCCATGTTTATTTTCATGGGCACGGTTCTGGAGCGAAGCGGCGTCGCCAACGATCTTCTACATTGCCTGCAAGTGTTGCTGCGAAGGATTCCAGGCGGGCTCGCCATGTCGGTCACCTTGATGGGTACCATCATGGCGGCGACCACCGGCATCGTCGGCGCTTCGGTTGTGATGCTGACCTTGATCGCGCTACCGGCGATGATGGAGCGGGGTTACCAGAAGGAACTGGCGGTGGGCACCATCGCCTCCGCCGGCACCCTGGGAATCTTGATTCCGCCTTCCATCATGCTCGTCATCATGGGGGACTTGCTGTCTGTATCGGTGGGCTCATTGTTCGCCGCCGCCGTGATTCCCGGTCTGATTCTGTCCTTGCTGTACGTGATCTATATCGGCGGCCTTAGCTTCCTCAAACCTGAGTTGGCGCCCCCCTTGCCCCAGGACATAGGGCCGAAAACCAGCGGCGAATTTTGGG of Betaproteobacteria bacterium contains these proteins:
- a CDS encoding sensor domain-containing diguanylate cyclase; the encoded protein is MICPHSASIAPDTLPQLCLPLMAQGEILGLVCVQATQGASWVADERAQRLAHAFSEQISLGLSSFSLRETLRRQSIVDSLTGRYNRRYLDETLRREVFRAKLSEKALSVIMLDADHFKRLNDTFGHDAGDIALRGLGEQLKSGVRAGDIACRYGGEEFALVLADCGKEQALQRARCIAQNVRELRLVHGGTPLQQITISGGVATYPEDGEEAEQLIAAADRALYGAKHSGRDRVLGAEHGEASVAVSATSTKV
- a CDS encoding nuclease; its protein translation is MIFLWCCLAWQHARAEILEGRVVKVIDGDTVEVTDSNRRRFRVRLSWSDAPEKAQPHGINATRNLRALVYRKPVSVDWYKKDEYRRLIGQLWVAPANTCPNASATCKRTLDAALAQISAGMGWHYRHYAHEQTVEDRERYAQAEEQARGRHAGLWGARRKPIPPWEWRHSHH
- a CDS encoding TRAP transporter substrate-binding protein, with protein sequence MRASIRFTRAAFASVGILAAGLAAAQDPKVKFNVANNFPNSLPIVGEAGPRYAERVKRASGGSIEMKFHEPGALVPALQSIQAASKGSVDAAWSSAGFFAGTDSAFNMFSTVPFGPTIPEYMAWMYYGGGGELQQEMFHKHGIHPLSCGIHAPEASGWFRKEIKSINDLKGLKMRFFGFGAKVMERLGVSTQLLAPGDIFQALQLGTIDATEFSMPALDQRQGFHQVAKYYYFPGWHQQASIVHLLINKAKWDALADAQKAVLELACGDMMRDVAAHSEAVQWKAMQEMRNKNGVKLMRWSPEILKAYEKAWGEVVAEESAKNPNFKKVWDSYSQFRANYSLWREYGYLKN
- a CDS encoding alpha-hydroxy-acid oxidizing protein produces the protein MRLPGPRSTLFGLAARDSSFEPRGASAALTAYFISRKQCKGGTSTRAGYDIMSRFVQVRLPQRAAKLMEVRARALRYPQQQIVPTPVVNIEDLRKLARAYLPKAVFEFVDGGATDEVSLRANREDFGRYRFVPRVNTDVSRRDLSTTILGQPASLPIIIAPTGLAGLVRRKGECLEAQVATRLGIPYCQSQMSASSIEEVSAAAPGAHWLQVYLLKEREINRRIMHRARAAGYRTLVLTVDTKTQGPRERDMRNGFVIPPRITLRNLADALRCWRWTLDVPLGPTVTFANLAGETHSKSDLFTIAEYIKDLYDLSFGWEALEWCKSEWQGPVAVKGILSPEDARLAVQHGADAVIVSNHGGRQLDSTISAIAALPAVVNAVGGRAEVILDGGVRRGIDVVKALCLGARACMVGRPFLYGLAVQGEAGVDKVAEIFRREIDSAMLLLGQSSLGGLVPGLLAHP
- a CDS encoding TRAP transporter small permease subunit; the protein is MDRLLAASNAIGAVLEKISAAVGWLFLAATAVIMFDVLSRKFGFQIPGMGSTRLQELEWHLHTALFSFWIGMGYIRNTHVRIDVATTNAKPRTHAMLELLGCIIFALPYTLVAIYFAADFAWISFVDMEGSESANGLPYRWIPKTFLLAGLVLLLFAVLSVLMRMIVFLHGPERLRAAASFGGAKAAS